In Porphyromonas cangingivalis, a genomic segment contains:
- a CDS encoding IS256 family transposase — translation MELTSSQKSAFISEMLSSESGINELIRVLLNTFSKQERSLFVQEHKGEQCNGFRPRRWRGYGCSFELRIPRTRSGNFQPLILGILSHQESERALLFHELYTRGLSCEDIGTVCERLYGHHYSKQQVSFLSNTSKAEIYEWLERKLSPHYLAVYIDATFAFTRREDSVSKEAYYTMLGLLPDGSREVLCVVNHPTEGALNWEVELKALKTRGVEHIDLIISDALQGIERAICSAFPQAAHQLCVVHFKRQALNAVSKRDKAQMKQELDDLFPILDTGLTPIKAFEKLCTFAERWGKNYRSLLSLSSPRNIGYFTYLRYPEEVRRMIYSTNWVERLNRNYKRTLRMRGALPSADAVVFLLGSVAREMTERTYARRLPYFQEWKIK, via the coding sequence ATGGAGCTTACATCATCACAAAAGTCGGCATTTATTTCGGAAATGCTGTCATCGGAGTCAGGTATTAACGAACTTATTCGTGTATTATTGAACACCTTCTCCAAGCAAGAACGTTCTCTTTTTGTCCAAGAACATAAAGGTGAACAGTGCAATGGTTTCCGTCCCCGTCGATGGCGGGGCTATGGCTGTAGCTTTGAGCTTCGCATTCCACGTACTCGTTCAGGGAATTTTCAGCCCCTGATTTTGGGCATCCTCTCCCATCAGGAAAGCGAACGCGCCCTCCTCTTCCATGAACTTTATACCCGAGGACTTTCGTGCGAAGATATTGGCACGGTGTGCGAACGCCTCTATGGTCATCACTATAGTAAACAGCAAGTCAGCTTCCTCTCCAACACGAGTAAAGCAGAGATATACGAGTGGTTAGAACGCAAATTGTCGCCCCACTATTTGGCAGTATACATTGATGCGACGTTTGCCTTTACTCGGCGAGAGGATAGTGTCTCTAAGGAGGCCTACTACACGATGCTGGGCTTGCTTCCTGATGGTAGCCGCGAGGTGCTTTGTGTGGTGAATCATCCCACAGAGGGAGCATTGAATTGGGAAGTGGAGTTGAAAGCTCTCAAAACTCGGGGCGTAGAACACATAGACCTGATTATCTCAGATGCCTTACAGGGTATTGAACGCGCTATTTGCTCGGCTTTCCCTCAGGCAGCTCATCAGTTATGTGTTGTTCATTTCAAACGACAAGCACTTAACGCCGTGTCAAAGAGGGATAAAGCTCAGATGAAGCAGGAGTTGGATGACTTATTCCCTATTCTGGATACAGGACTTACTCCCATCAAGGCATTTGAGAAATTATGTACATTTGCAGAGCGTTGGGGCAAGAATTACAGAAGTTTACTCTCTCTGTCTTCCCCTCGCAATATAGGCTACTTCACCTATCTGAGGTACCCGGAGGAGGTTCGTCGTATGATTTACTCAACGAATTGGGTGGAGCGTCTCAATCGCAACTATAAGCGCACGTTACGTATGCGTGGGGCTCTCCCCTCGGCTGATGCCGTCGTATTCCTCTTAGGATCTGTTGCCCGAGAGATGACTGAGAGAACTTATGCTAGGAGGTTGCCCTACTTTCAAGAGTGGAAGATTAAATAA
- a CDS encoding M16 family metallopeptidase, translated as MSFSKIKSFGFLLLLMLGFQSLHAQGQVQPLPIDPQVRYGKLDNGLTYFIRHNDQPKNRAHFYIAQKVGSMLEEDSQSGLAHFLEHMAFNGTKNFPGKNLINYLESVGVKFGANLNAYTGFDETVYTIMDAPTTRQGIVDSCLLILHDWSNNITLDHKEIDDERGVIHEEWRGSQDASMRMIEKILPRVFPNGNLYGKRLPIGSMDVVLNFKYQEIKDYYKKWYRPDLQALIIVGDIDVDYVEKKIKEQFMDVKKPENAAERFYTQVPDNKEPIVAIETDPEATSTSISISYAREVTPSDVKASAEGLALNYLSAAATSMFNLRIAELLQKPNLPFLSAGLSNGNLMGLVKTKSALGLDITAKEGQYLEALNAVVAELKRATEFGFTASEYDRFRTNVLKSSDESLKNKANRSNGSYAEEYKNYFIDGGSISGIEMENQLLKMIASQLTVQHVNEYLKDLAHGQNLLIMMMAPEKETLKYPTEAELLAQYNAALQQVVEPYKEEVSSQKLIEKLPKKGKVVSVKKNLPYGTTLWTLSNGAKVYLKKSDLKENQIILSGISPGGYRMLNISNDIENLKLMDGVVDLGGIGNFNNIQLSRVLTGRVASAGTGVGEFTETVSGSSNNADVETMFQLVYLNMTAKRQDADAYEAFMQNITEALRSAAADPMSAVSDSIPAMLYPGDVLRKPLKEEDLSKVSYDRIMQIYQERFADASDFSFFIIGTFDEATLKPLVEQYLASLPKLKRKDVSHYEQATGITKTPSIKHFSINADTRMAEVYDVYVSQMPYDLETRLKTTILGEVLTQQYQKTIREDEGGTYGVSARVSISKYPKGQASIFINFKTAPEKVQLLNEKIKKELQEMAENGINKEYFDKTVKNIENRYQDSQDENSYWLSIIMAKFYDNEDNHPIYLDTLRKITPESIQQYLKDFLKDHRYFEMVVTSEGKETTAQN; from the coding sequence ATGTCATTCAGCAAGATTAAGAGCTTTGGCTTCTTGCTCCTTTTGATGTTGGGCTTTCAGAGTCTGCATGCTCAGGGACAGGTACAGCCATTACCTATTGATCCTCAGGTGAGATATGGGAAGTTGGACAACGGTCTGACTTACTTTATTCGCCACAACGATCAACCTAAGAATAGAGCACATTTTTATATTGCTCAGAAGGTCGGATCCATGCTCGAAGAAGATAGCCAAAGTGGTTTGGCTCACTTCCTTGAGCATATGGCGTTCAATGGGACGAAAAATTTCCCTGGTAAGAACCTTATTAACTATCTCGAAAGTGTCGGGGTAAAGTTTGGGGCCAACCTCAATGCCTATACCGGATTTGATGAGACTGTATACACCATCATGGATGCACCTACCACAAGACAAGGTATTGTGGACTCGTGCCTTCTTATCCTTCATGACTGGAGTAACAACATCACTCTCGATCATAAAGAAATTGATGATGAAAGAGGGGTTATCCATGAAGAGTGGAGAGGAAGTCAGGATGCTTCCATGAGGATGATCGAGAAGATCCTTCCTCGTGTGTTCCCTAACGGCAACTTGTACGGTAAGCGTCTTCCTATCGGTAGTATGGATGTCGTACTTAACTTCAAGTACCAAGAGATCAAGGATTACTACAAGAAGTGGTATCGCCCCGATCTACAAGCCCTTATCATTGTTGGAGATATTGACGTAGATTATGTCGAGAAGAAGATTAAGGAGCAGTTTATGGATGTCAAGAAGCCTGAGAATGCTGCTGAAAGATTCTACACTCAGGTGCCTGACAATAAAGAACCTATTGTAGCTATTGAGACAGATCCTGAAGCTACCTCGACTTCTATCTCTATCAGCTATGCAAGAGAGGTCACACCGAGTGATGTAAAGGCTTCTGCGGAGGGGCTTGCACTCAACTACCTCAGTGCTGCTGCTACATCCATGTTCAACTTGCGTATTGCTGAACTTTTGCAAAAGCCTAACCTTCCATTCCTTTCAGCCGGTCTTTCAAACGGTAATCTCATGGGATTGGTGAAGACCAAGAGTGCTCTTGGTCTTGATATCACAGCCAAAGAAGGTCAGTATTTGGAAGCTTTGAATGCTGTTGTCGCAGAGTTGAAGCGTGCTACAGAGTTCGGGTTTACTGCAAGCGAATATGATCGTTTCCGCACTAATGTATTGAAGTCTTCTGATGAGTCTTTGAAGAATAAAGCTAATAGAAGCAACGGATCTTATGCAGAAGAGTATAAGAACTACTTCATTGACGGGGGAAGCATCTCCGGCATCGAAATGGAAAATCAACTCCTCAAGATGATTGCATCACAGTTGACAGTACAACATGTCAATGAATATCTCAAGGATTTGGCTCACGGTCAGAATCTTCTCATCATGATGATGGCTCCTGAAAAGGAGACACTCAAGTATCCAACAGAGGCCGAACTCCTCGCTCAGTATAATGCGGCTCTGCAGCAAGTCGTTGAACCCTACAAGGAGGAAGTATCAAGCCAAAAGTTGATCGAAAAGTTACCAAAGAAGGGTAAAGTCGTATCGGTCAAAAAGAACCTTCCTTATGGGACAACTCTTTGGACACTCAGCAACGGTGCCAAGGTGTACCTCAAGAAGTCCGATCTCAAGGAGAACCAGATCATTCTTTCCGGTATCAGCCCGGGTGGATACAGAATGTTGAATATCAGCAATGATATCGAGAATTTGAAACTCATGGACGGTGTAGTTGATCTCGGTGGAATCGGTAATTTCAACAATATTCAGCTTTCAAGAGTGCTTACAGGTCGTGTCGCTTCTGCCGGTACAGGAGTAGGTGAGTTCACAGAAACTGTCTCCGGTTCATCTAACAATGCGGATGTCGAGACAATGTTCCAGCTTGTTTACCTCAACATGACAGCAAAGAGACAGGATGCAGATGCTTACGAAGCATTCATGCAAAATATTACTGAGGCTTTGAGAAGTGCCGCCGCAGACCCTATGAGTGCTGTTTCTGACAGTATTCCTGCGATGCTCTACCCTGGAGATGTGCTTCGCAAACCATTGAAGGAAGAAGATCTAAGCAAGGTCAGCTATGATCGTATCATGCAGATCTATCAAGAGCGTTTTGCTGATGCCAGCGACTTCTCTTTCTTCATCATCGGTACATTTGATGAAGCTACACTCAAGCCTCTTGTAGAGCAATATCTTGCTTCTCTTCCAAAGTTGAAGAGAAAGGATGTCAGCCACTATGAGCAAGCTACAGGCATAACAAAGACACCTTCTATCAAGCATTTCTCTATCAATGCAGATACAAGAATGGCTGAGGTTTATGATGTTTATGTAAGTCAAATGCCATATGACCTTGAGACTCGACTTAAGACTACTATCTTGGGTGAAGTCCTTACACAGCAGTATCAAAAAACCATCCGAGAAGATGAAGGTGGTACTTATGGTGTTAGTGCAAGGGTAAGTATAAGTAAGTATCCTAAGGGTCAAGCAAGCATCTTCATAAACTTCAAGACAGCTCCCGAAAAGGTTCAGCTTCTTAACGAAAAGATCAAGAAAGAACTCCAAGAGATGGCTGAAAATGGTATCAATAAGGAGTATTTTGACAAGACTGTCAAGAACATCGAAAATCGTTACCAAGACAGCCAAGATGAGAATAGCTATTGGTTGAGTATCATCATGGCTAAGTTCTATGACAACGAAGATAACCATCCTATTTACCTCGATACTCTCAGAAAGATCACACCGGAGAGCATCCAGCAGTACTTGAAGGACTTCTTGAAGGATCATCGTTATTTTGAAATGGTCGTTACTTCAGAAGGCAAAGAAACAACAGCTCAGAACTAA